In Streptomyces paludis, the genomic stretch CGTGGTAGACGGGGGCCTCGTCGTAGTACATGCCGTAGAACGTCGGGGTGCCCGCCGGGGGCTGGGCGTGCCGGCCCTGCCAGCTGTTGGTGGCGCCGCCCGCGATACCGCCCTCGGACGACTGGAGCCAGCGGTAGAACTCCACCTGGCGCTTGAGACTGGTGGTCCAGTCCTGCTGGCCGGTGGCCGACTTGGGCTTGAGATCGGCGTACGAGCTGAGTGCCCAGGCCGCCATCGGGTTCTGGTAGCCGCCGTGGGCGTGGCTGGAGCCGATACGCCAGGCCCAGCCGGCCGAGGTGTCGGTGGCGCCGCCCCAGGCGTAGTACCAGGAGAGGAGGTAGTGGGAGCTGTTCTTGCCGCTGCCGGCGGGGCAGGCGGTCTCCCCCACACAGTTGCCGATCCTCTTGAAGTACTTGTCGTACATGGCATAGCGGAGGTAGTCGCCCATCTTGGCGGCCTTGGCGACATTGGCCGCGATCTGGCTGCCCTTGCCCTGTTCCTTGGCCCACTCGGAGGCCCAGTAGGCGGCCTGCACCACACGGGCGTCGGCGTCGGGGGCGTTGGTGAACTTCCACTGCTTGGCGTAGGACGCGTCCTTGGTGAACAGGTCCAGATAGCCGTTCGTGCCGCCGTACTTGAAGGCGTCACAGGTCGGCTGGGTCACGGTCTCCCAGACGCTCTCCTGCGGACCGCGCTGGAAGGTGTTGATGTAGGACGGGCCCTTGTCGGCCGGGCCCGCCTCGCACTTGCCGGGCGAGTTGCCGAAGCCGTAGACGTTGTCGACGTCCTGGATCCAGTGCATGCCGTAGATGTCGTCGGTGCCGTAGGCGCTCTTCAGCTCGGCGGCGATCGGGTCGTTGCCGACCGGGACGTTGCTGTTGAGCTGCGAGGGGTACTGGGAGGGCTGGTCCCACTCGGGCGCGTAGGTGGCCGGCTTCGAGGCGTTGTAGAAGCTGTTGGTCGGCTGGTCGGCGTGGGTGGGGATCATGTACTTCTCCATGATGTCCCAGGCGCCGTTGAACTTGGTCCAGTCGCCGGTCACCTTGCCGTACATGGCCTGGAGCCAGATCAGATAGCTGTACGCCTCCGAGGTCGTCTCGTGGCCGTGGTCGGGCGCCTCGACGATAAGGGTCTCGACCGAGTGGTACGGGACGCCGTCCGGCGAGAAGTAACCGGCGGCCGGGTCGGTGATCTTGCCGTACAGCTCCAGGAACCGCGCGTCATAGGTGCCCGCGGCGGCCAGCTGGGTGACGGTGACATCGGCCTTGGCCTGCCCCGGCGCGGTGGCGGTGAAGGTGGCGGCGCCGGTGCCGGTGGCCGCGGCGGTGATGGTCACCGTCTGCGCGGTGTTCCAGTTGGCGGTGGTGAAGGTGAGGCTCGCGCCACCGGTGACACTGAGGCCGGTGTTGCCCGCGGTGCGGGCGACGGTGACATTCACACTGGCCGTCGGCTGGCTGGAGAGCTTCACCGTGAAGGTGCCCGTCTTCCCCTGCTGCACGCCCAGTTGGGTGGGGGTGGCGACCAGCGAGGGGCCCGCGACGACCCGTACGCCGACCGGGGTCGACTCGGCGGAGGCACCCTGGCCATCGTACGCCTTGGCGTACAAGGAGTGGTCACCCACGGGGACGTTCGTGTAGTCGAAGGTGTACGGCGAGGTGGTGTCGGTGCCCAGGAGCACCGTGTCGCGGTAGAACTCGACCTTGGTGATGCCCGCGCCGTCGGCGGCGGCGGCCGTGGCCGCCAGCGGGATGGTGCCGCCCGCGGTGAACACCGCGCCGGGGGCCGGGCTGGTCAGTACGGCGATGGGCGGCTGATGCGCGCCGGTGCAGGTCACACCGTTGACGGCGAAGACCGTGGGCGCGGCGTTGGCGCCGCTGTAGTTGAAGTTGGCGCCGGTGGTGGCGGCGGCGCCGGGGGCGATCCGGCCGTTGTGCGCGGCGTTCTGGACCGTGACGTTCCGGCCGGACTGGGTCCAGGTGCCGTTCCAGCCGTTGGTGAGCGTCTGGTTGCCGGCATAGGCGTACGTCAGCGTCCAGCCGTCGATGGGGTCCGTACCACGATTGGTGATCGTCAGGTCGGCGGTGAAGCCGGATCCCCAGTCGTTGGTCTTGTAGTCGACGCCGCACTGGACGGCGGCGGCCTGCGCGGGAGTGCTGTTGACCGCGGTGAGACCGAGCGGGAGGGAGAGGGCGGCCGCCAGGGCGGTGAGCAGCCGTCGGGCTCCACGGGGTCGGCGGGGCGTGCGGAAGGGGGCGGGCGAGCCAGGTGGGGAGCCACGTAAACCGAGCATGGAGGGGTCCTCCTCGCGGTCCGGTGCGGGTGGGGGTGGGGATCGAACCAGTGGGAGCGCTCCCAAGCGTTGAGCGGTCCAGTGCACCTGTCAAGACTTTGAACAAGACGCACGTCCAGCCGAGTTCGGCAATAAAAGTATTCAACGGGGCTGTTGACTCACGCCACTTCGGCGCTACCGTCGAACACAACCAGTGGGAGCGCTTCCATCAGTCATACGCCGCGTCAGGCGGCGTATCGGCCCCGAGGAGTCGCTCCATGCGAGCACCACCGCGCACAGTCGCGCTGCTGGCCGCCGCGGCCCTGGCCGTGGCGGGTACCGCCCTGATTCCGCAGGCGGTCGCGTCGGGAACCGCGGCCGCCACCTGCACGGTCGAGTACAGCACCACCAGTCAGTGGAACAACGGCTTTCAGGGCGGCGTCACGCTGACCAACAACGGAGCGCCGGTCCAGAACTGGACCCTCACCTTCGACTTCCCGGGAAGCCAGCAGGTGACCCAGGGATGGAACGGCAAGTGGTCACAGTCGGGCCGGACGGTGACCGTCGTCAACGAGACATGGAACGGCGCGATCCCCACCGGCGGCTCACTCGGCGCCGGCTTCACCGCCACCTGGTCGGGGTCCAACCCCGCCCCGACCGTCTTCAAGCTGAACGGCGCCACCTGCGACGTACCGGGCGGGCCCGGCACCCCCACCGACCCGCCGACCACCCCACCGACGGGCCCGCCGACCGACCCGGCCGGCGTGCCCCCGACGCTCCGGGTCTCCGGCAACAAGCTGGTCGACCAGAACGGCGCCACCCGCCGCATGCTCGGAGTCAACCGCTCCGGCGGCGAGTTCATGTGCATCCAGGGTCACGGATTCTTCGACGGCCCCGTCGACGACGCGTCCGTGAAGGCCATCGCCGACTGGAAGGTGAACACCGTGCGGGTACCCCTCAACGAGGAGTGCTGGCTCGGCCTGTCCCATGTCAACCCGGCGTACTCGGGGGCGAACTACATCGCCGCGGTCAAGGCTTTCGTGGCGAGGCTCAAAGCACACAACATCACTCCGGTGGTCGAACTGCACTGGACCAACGGCACCTACACGGGCGGGGACAGCCACTGCCCGGGCAGTCCGTACGCGACCTGCCAGAAGCCGATGCCCAACGCGCAGTACACACCGGCGTTCTGGACCTCGGTCGCCAACACGTTCAAGGGCGATCCGGCGGTGGTGTTCGATCTGTTCAACGAGCCGTTCCCGGACCGGGCGACCAGCAATCTCACCGCCGCCTGGACCTGCTGGCGCGACGGGGGCAACTGCCCGGGGATCGACTTCCCGGTGGCCGGCATGCAGTCCCTGGTGAACGCGGTACGGGCCACCGGCGCCCAGAACCTGGTCCTGGTGCCGGGGCTGGCGTACGGGAACGACATGCGCCAGTGGCTCCAGTACCGGCCGACCGACCCGGCGGGCAATCTCGCCGCCGCGTGGCACACGTACAACTTCAACACCTGTTCCAACGAGAGCTGCTGGAACGAACAGCTCGCCCCGGTCATCGCGCAAGTGCCCCTGGTGGCGGGCGAGATCGGTGAGAACACCTGCGGGCACTCCTATATCGACCGCGTCATGTCCTGGCTGGACGGCCGGGGCGCCTCGTACCTCGGGTGGACCTGGAACACATGGGACTGTTCCTCGGGCCCCTCTCTGATCAGCGACTACTCCGGCACGCCGACCAACTTCGGCGTGGGACTCCGTGACCATCTGAAGGGAATCTCATGAGCCGCACCACCTCTCCTCCGCGCCGGGCCCGGACGGCGGCCCTGGCCGCGTTCGCCCTGGTCGCCGCGGCGGCCGGCGCCGCGACCGGGATCAGCGGGACCGCCAGCGCCGCGGCGCCGGGCTGCAACGTCGACTACAAGATCCAGAGTTCCTGGTCCGGTGGCTTCGGCGCCGATGTCACGGTGACCAACACCGGTGACGCGATCAGCAGCTGGAAGCTGGAGTGGAGCTTCGCCGGCAACCAGCAGATCACCCAGGGCTGGAGCGCCACGATCACCCAGAGCGGTACGGCGGTCTCCGCCACCAACGCCGCCTGGAACGGCTCCCTGGCCACCGGTGGCACGGCCAACTTCGGCTTCAACGGCAATGTCACCGGGACCAACGCGATTCCCACCACGTTCAAGCTCAACGGTGTGACCTGCAATGTGCCCGGCGGCGGGGGTGGCGGCACCAACCCGCCCACCGGCAACCGGGTCGACAACCCCTATGTGGGCGCCGGGGTGTACGTGAACCCCGACTGGTCCGCGAAGGCGGCGGCGGAGCCGGGCGGCAGCAGGATCTCCAACCAGCCCACCGGCGTGTGGATGGACCGGATCGCGGCCATCACGGGCACCACCGGAGCCCGGGGGCTGCGCGCGCACCTCGACACGGCGCTGGTCCAGGCCGCGGGGAACCCGCTGGTCGTCCAGCTCGTGATCTACAACCTGCCGGGCCGTGACTGCGCCGCGCTCGCCTCCAACGGGGAGCTGGGCCCGACGGAGATCGGCCGCTACCGGACCGAGTACATCGACCCGATCGCCGCGATCCTCGCCGACACCAAGTACGCGAGCCTGCGCATCGTGACGACCGTCGAGATCGACTCGCTGCCCAACCTGGTCACGAATGTCTCGCCGCGGGTCACCGCCACCCCGCAGTGCGACGTGATGAAGGCGAACGGCA encodes the following:
- a CDS encoding glycoside hydrolase family 48 protein gives rise to the protein MLGLRGSPPGSPAPFRTPRRPRGARRLLTALAAALSLPLGLTAVNSTPAQAAAVQCGVDYKTNDWGSGFTADLTITNRGTDPIDGWTLTYAYAGNQTLTNGWNGTWTQSGRNVTVQNAAHNGRIAPGAAATTGANFNYSGANAAPTVFAVNGVTCTGAHQPPIAVLTSPAPGAVFTAGGTIPLAATAAAADGAGITKVEFYRDTVLLGTDTTSPYTFDYTNVPVGDHSLYAKAYDGQGASAESTPVGVRVVAGPSLVATPTQLGVQQGKTGTFTVKLSSQPTASVNVTVARTAGNTGLSVTGGASLTFTTANWNTAQTVTITAAATGTGAATFTATAPGQAKADVTVTQLAAAGTYDARFLELYGKITDPAAGYFSPDGVPYHSVETLIVEAPDHGHETTSEAYSYLIWLQAMYGKVTGDWTKFNGAWDIMEKYMIPTHADQPTNSFYNASKPATYAPEWDQPSQYPSQLNSNVPVGNDPIAAELKSAYGTDDIYGMHWIQDVDNVYGFGNSPGKCEAGPADKGPSYINTFQRGPQESVWETVTQPTCDAFKYGGTNGYLDLFTKDASYAKQWKFTNAPDADARVVQAAYWASEWAKEQGKGSQIAANVAKAAKMGDYLRYAMYDKYFKRIGNCVGETACPAGSGKNSSHYLLSWYYAWGGATDTSAGWAWRIGSSHAHGGYQNPMAAWALSSYADLKPKSATGQQDWTTSLKRQVEFYRWLQSSEGGIAGGATNSWQGRHAQPPAGTPTFYGMYYDEAPVYHDPPSNQWFGFQAWSMERVAEYYHQTGDSAAKTVLDKWVSWALSKTTINPDGTYRIPSTLQWSGRPDTWNATTPGANTGLHVTVADYTNDVGVAAAYAKTLSYYAAKSGNTAARTTAKALLDGMWDHHRDALGIAVPETRSDYSRFNEPVYVPSGWTGVMPNGDAVNSASTFASIRSFYKNDPAWSKVEAYLRGGAAPTFTYHRFWAQADIALALGSYADLFE
- a CDS encoding cellulase family glycosylhydrolase, encoding MRAPPRTVALLAAAALAVAGTALIPQAVASGTAAATCTVEYSTTSQWNNGFQGGVTLTNNGAPVQNWTLTFDFPGSQQVTQGWNGKWSQSGRTVTVVNETWNGAIPTGGSLGAGFTATWSGSNPAPTVFKLNGATCDVPGGPGTPTDPPTTPPTGPPTDPAGVPPTLRVSGNKLVDQNGATRRMLGVNRSGGEFMCIQGHGFFDGPVDDASVKAIADWKVNTVRVPLNEECWLGLSHVNPAYSGANYIAAVKAFVARLKAHNITPVVELHWTNGTYTGGDSHCPGSPYATCQKPMPNAQYTPAFWTSVANTFKGDPAVVFDLFNEPFPDRATSNLTAAWTCWRDGGNCPGIDFPVAGMQSLVNAVRATGAQNLVLVPGLAYGNDMRQWLQYRPTDPAGNLAAAWHTYNFNTCSNESCWNEQLAPVIAQVPLVAGEIGENTCGHSYIDRVMSWLDGRGASYLGWTWNTWDCSSGPSLISDYSGTPTNFGVGLRDHLKGIS
- a CDS encoding glycoside hydrolase family 6 protein; this encodes MSRTTSPPRRARTAALAAFALVAAAAGAATGISGTASAAAPGCNVDYKIQSSWSGGFGADVTVTNTGDAISSWKLEWSFAGNQQITQGWSATITQSGTAVSATNAAWNGSLATGGTANFGFNGNVTGTNAIPTTFKLNGVTCNVPGGGGGGTNPPTGNRVDNPYVGAGVYVNPDWSAKAAAEPGGSRISNQPTGVWMDRIAAITGTTGARGLRAHLDTALVQAAGNPLVVQLVIYNLPGRDCAALASNGELGPTEIGRYRTEYIDPIAAILADTKYASLRIVTTVEIDSLPNLVTNVSPRVTATPQCDVMKANGNYITGVGYALNKLGAIPNVYNYVDAGHHGWIGWDDNFNASAQIFRQAATASGSVNNVAGFIVNTANYGATKENNFTINDSVAGKSVRESAWVDWNRYVDEQSFAQAFRQELISVGFNSDIGMLIDTSRNGWGGSARPAGPGATTTVDTYVDGGRYDRRIHLGNWCNQSGAGLGERPRSAPAAGIDAYVWMKPPGESDGSSSLIPNDQGKGFDRMCDPTYTGNPRNNNHMSGALGGAPISGAWFSAQFRQLMANAYPAL